A region of Frederiksenia canicola DNA encodes the following proteins:
- a CDS encoding MFS transporter, whose protein sequence is MSLQNLLLWRRFISTLAFFSMQSVFFIFLQQKGLSNTEIAFSLSLLFFCSQALAIFAGIWGDRYGLAKMMLLGCFFDVLAYVFFLSADHYLILLFATVCFGLGSCLFSTNARACLLALADDSYESKTRLQGKFLKVTSMSSMAAPLLAIPFIKFEQIDWLIWLCFALEAVLFLFMAKPFFTMPSVNQQVKFRWGQLREIITKEFVYVHLMLFLPISVALSFFVIFPYLFDNKLNSPEQVPVALFINGLMTVALQSPFSKHIHLTSRQLVWIAPLLALGMIVPWFLTLKYASLFSAYLYLVIFTLIEVYVLTAMANLLVKFDNGKNRGFIFGSSRLLQAILTMIVMNLIPHFFLI, encoded by the coding sequence ATGTCTTTACAAAATCTTCTTCTTTGGCGGCGATTTATTTCGACCTTGGCGTTCTTCTCGATGCAGAGCGTCTTTTTTATTTTTTTACAGCAGAAAGGGCTATCGAATACGGAAATTGCCTTTTCGTTGTCGTTGCTATTTTTCTGCTCCCAGGCGTTGGCAATTTTTGCGGGGATCTGGGGCGATCGCTACGGCTTGGCGAAAATGATGTTGCTTGGCTGTTTTTTTGATGTGCTGGCGTATGTGTTCTTTCTGTCGGCGGATCACTATCTGATTTTGCTGTTCGCTACCGTCTGCTTTGGTTTGGGCAGTTGCCTGTTTTCGACCAACGCCCGTGCCTGTTTGCTTGCGTTGGCGGACGACAGCTACGAGTCCAAAACCCGCTTGCAGGGCAAATTTCTCAAGGTGACCAGTATGTCGTCAATGGCGGCACCGCTGCTTGCTATTCCGTTTATCAAATTTGAGCAGATCGACTGGCTAATTTGGCTCTGTTTTGCGTTGGAAGCGGTACTGTTTCTGTTTATGGCAAAACCTTTTTTCACCATGCCGAGTGTCAATCAGCAGGTGAAATTCCGCTGGGGACAACTTCGGGAGATTATCACCAAAGAGTTTGTCTATGTGCATTTGATGCTGTTTTTGCCGATTAGCGTGGCGTTATCGTTTTTCGTGATTTTTCCCTATTTGTTTGATAATAAACTCAATTCTCCTGAGCAAGTGCCAGTCGCCTTATTTATCAATGGGTTGATGACTGTGGCATTACAATCGCCATTTTCCAAACATATTCATCTCACCTCCCGTCAGTTAGTCTGGATTGCACCCTTGCTGGCATTGGGAATGATTGTGCCGTGGTTTCTTACGTTGAAATATGCTTCGCTGTTCTCGGCGTATCTCTATTTGGTGATATTCACCTTGATTGAAGTTTATGTACTCACGGCGATGGCGAACCTGTTAGTGAAATTTGACAACGGCAAAAATCGCGGCTTTATTTTCGGTTCATCACGCCTATTACAAGCAATTTTAACGATGATTGTGATGAACTTAATTCCGCATTTTTTCTTGATTTAA